In one window of Camelina sativa cultivar DH55 chromosome 15, Cs, whole genome shotgun sequence DNA:
- the LOC104745119 gene encoding histone H2B.9-like, with protein MAPKGEKQPAEKTSAGKKIMKEGGSESKKKKTKKSTETYKIYIFKVLKQVHPDIGISGKAMGIMNSFINDIFEKLAQESSRLARYNKKPTITSREIQTAVRLVLPGELAKHAVSEGTKAVTKFTSS; from the coding sequence ATGGCACCGAAGGGAGAGAAGCAACCAGCGGAGAAAACATCGGCGGGGAAGAAGATCATGAAAGAAGGAGGGAGcgagagtaagaagaagaagacgaagaagagcacAGAGACGTACAAGATTTACATATTCAAAGTGTTGAAACAGGTTCATCCTGATATCGGTATCTCTGGGAAAGCCATGGGGATCATGAACAGTTTCATCAACGACATATTCGAGAAACTCGCTCAGGAATCGTCGCGGTTGGCTAGGTATAACAAGAAACCCACCATCACATCCCGGGAGATCCAAACCGCCGTGAGGCTCGTGTTGCCCGGTGAACTAGCGAAACATGCCGTGTCCGAGGGTACCAAAGCCGTTACTAAATTCACCAGTTCTTAa